The Longimicrobium sp. genome has a segment encoding these proteins:
- a CDS encoding GNAT family N-acetyltransferase, which translates to MSETFRPARPDEIDDVARLEAHSFPAPDRGHEWWEDFLLNGPHGGIEALWAAEERGRLVGACQLLWMRQWIGGVSMPVMGLGSVAIAPTHRKRGLATRLLIAGFEHARERGDVGSVLYPFRASFYEGLGYGLAGEAHQYQVPPSLLPDDKQERMRVRMVDGEDDEAAMRAIYREAAQRLQTGQLDRTERNWRQSWKRDDLAAVLYWGESGEAEGYAIVRYRADLPIDRRFIELEERVWLSLPAQRGIYAWLSSLGDQWREVVYRAHPEEGFGDRLSEPRLPLLSAPSWGLWFPSATLLRGPMFRVLDVPAALALRQLAGNCDMTLVLEVQDEQIPENRGPWRVHLDGRRMEVEPYTGGHVDATMRLPVDTLSRIFIGAIAPWQAVAGGLATIDRPAVIQRLDQALAVPKPWMFDRF; encoded by the coding sequence GTGAGCGAAACGTTCCGCCCGGCGCGCCCGGATGAGATCGACGACGTGGCCCGGCTGGAGGCGCACAGCTTTCCCGCGCCGGACCGGGGCCACGAATGGTGGGAAGACTTCCTTCTGAACGGCCCGCACGGCGGGATCGAGGCGCTGTGGGCGGCCGAGGAGCGCGGCCGCCTGGTGGGCGCCTGCCAACTCCTGTGGATGCGCCAGTGGATCGGCGGCGTTTCGATGCCGGTGATGGGGCTGGGCTCGGTGGCCATCGCCCCCACGCACCGCAAGCGGGGCCTGGCCACGCGCCTGCTGATCGCCGGGTTCGAGCACGCCCGCGAGCGCGGCGACGTGGGATCGGTGCTGTACCCGTTCCGCGCCTCGTTCTACGAGGGCCTGGGCTACGGCCTGGCGGGCGAGGCGCACCAGTACCAGGTGCCGCCGTCGCTGCTCCCCGACGACAAGCAGGAGCGCATGCGAGTGCGGATGGTGGACGGCGAGGACGACGAGGCTGCCATGCGCGCCATCTACCGCGAAGCCGCGCAGCGCCTGCAGACGGGCCAGCTGGACCGCACGGAGCGCAACTGGCGGCAGAGCTGGAAGCGCGACGACCTGGCGGCCGTGCTGTACTGGGGCGAGAGCGGCGAGGCCGAGGGCTACGCCATCGTGCGCTACCGGGCGGACCTGCCCATCGACCGCCGCTTCATCGAGCTCGAGGAGCGGGTGTGGCTGTCGCTGCCGGCGCAGCGCGGCATCTACGCCTGGCTGTCCAGCCTGGGCGACCAGTGGCGCGAGGTGGTGTACCGCGCCCACCCGGAAGAGGGCTTCGGCGACCGGCTGAGCGAGCCGCGGCTGCCCCTTCTCTCCGCGCCCAGCTGGGGCCTCTGGTTCCCCAGCGCCACCCTGCTGCGCGGGCCGATGTTCCGGGTGCTGGACGTTCCCGCCGCGCTGGCCCTGCGGCAGCTGGCGGGGAACTGCGACATGACGCTGGTGCTGGAGGTGCAGGACGAGCAGATCCCGGAAAATCGGGGGCCGTGGCGGGTGCACCTGGACGGGCGCCGCATGGAGGTGGAACCGTACACGGGAGGGCACGTAGACGCCACCATGCGGCTGCCGGTGGATACGCTGTCGCGCATCTTCATCGGCGCGATCGCCCCGTGGCAGGCGGTGGCCGGCGGCCTGGCCACCATCGACCGGCCGGCGGTCATCCAGCGGCTGGACCAGGCCCTGGCCGTGCCCAAGCCGTGGATGTTCGACCGGTTCTGA
- a CDS encoding DUF1343 domain-containing protein: protein MPHALSLSRIPALLVALGVSLAGCQAAAAGGRTGGGPEPRAQVVPGLEVLVRDSMHLLAGKRVGLITNQSAVTRGGEHAADFLRRSGVNLVALFGPEHGIRGDLEAGETVTAGRDARTGVPVFSLYDRTQRPTAEELQGVEVLVFDIQDIGARPYTFVWTMAMAMEEAARHRIPFVVLDRPNPITDVSEGPVMHMDVKTVTQVITGYYPTPLRHGMTVGEVARYYNGDANLGVDLHVVPAEGWRPDAFFDQTGLPFVRPSPNIRSVTAELIYSGLVLAEATNVHAGRGTDEPFHYFGAPWLDANRLLQAVAHYDLPGVRLVPTEIRPTKDPAVYTTYRDTAFTSLRIQVTDRRAFQPVFTTLVLLTEAKRQNPERFRIMNTGFTQMIGSTWARAAFDRGEDPRLIQARWREELQAWEQKRARYRLYR from the coding sequence ATGCCACACGCCCTTTCACTTTCCCGCATCCCGGCGCTGCTCGTGGCGCTGGGCGTTTCCCTGGCCGGCTGCCAGGCCGCGGCCGCCGGCGGGCGGACCGGCGGCGGCCCCGAGCCCCGCGCCCAGGTTGTGCCCGGGCTGGAGGTGCTGGTGCGCGACTCCATGCACCTGCTGGCCGGAAAGCGGGTGGGGCTGATCACCAACCAGAGCGCCGTCACGCGCGGGGGCGAGCACGCCGCCGACTTCCTGCGGCGCAGCGGGGTGAACCTGGTGGCGCTGTTCGGCCCCGAGCACGGCATCCGCGGCGACCTGGAAGCCGGCGAAACGGTGACCGCCGGCCGCGACGCCCGCACCGGCGTTCCCGTCTTTTCCCTGTACGACCGCACGCAGCGCCCCACCGCCGAGGAGCTGCAGGGGGTAGAGGTGCTGGTGTTCGACATCCAGGACATCGGCGCGCGGCCGTACACCTTCGTCTGGACGATGGCGATGGCCATGGAAGAGGCGGCCAGGCACCGCATCCCCTTCGTGGTGCTGGACCGCCCCAACCCCATCACCGACGTCTCCGAGGGGCCGGTGATGCACATGGACGTGAAGACCGTCACGCAGGTGATCACCGGCTACTATCCCACGCCGCTGCGCCACGGGATGACGGTGGGCGAGGTGGCGCGCTACTACAACGGCGACGCCAACCTGGGGGTGGACCTCCACGTGGTCCCGGCGGAGGGGTGGCGACCCGACGCGTTCTTCGACCAGACGGGGCTTCCCTTCGTGCGGCCGAGCCCCAACATCCGCTCGGTGACGGCGGAGCTCATCTATTCCGGGCTGGTGCTGGCGGAGGCGACCAACGTGCACGCGGGGCGCGGGACGGACGAGCCCTTCCACTACTTCGGCGCGCCGTGGCTGGACGCGAACCGGCTGCTGCAGGCGGTGGCGCACTACGATCTGCCGGGCGTCCGCCTGGTCCCGACGGAAATCCGCCCCACGAAGGACCCTGCCGTCTACACCACCTATCGCGACACGGCGTTCACCTCGCTGCGCATCCAGGTGACGGACCGCCGCGCCTTTCAGCCCGTCTTCACCACGCTGGTGCTGCTGACGGAAGCCAAGCGGCAGAACCCGGAGCGCTTCCGCATCATGAACACGGGGTTCACGCAGATGATCGGCAGCACCTGGGCGCGCGCGGCCTTCGACCGCGGCGAAGACCCGCGGCTGATCCAGGCCCGCTGGCGAGAGGAGCTGCAGGCGTGGGAGCAGAAGCGGGCGCGGTACAGGCTGTATCGCTGA
- a CDS encoding DUF1990 family protein, which produces MKVLVTGGTGVVGKAAVDHLLKAGHTVRLLSRGAADDVRQWASGVEPHAGSVSSDEAVAGAAEGCDAVLHVAGIVAESPPEVTFQAVNVDGTRRLAREARRAGVRRFVYVSSLGADTGESGYHRSKYQAELAVREEAPPGWLIVRPGNVYGPGDEVVSLLLKMVRTLPVIPLVGSGDHPFQPVWVDDLGLALARAVERSEPVGTAVDLAGPEVTSMRELIQLMSRITQRSPVMVPVPEFLAKTGTQAMETLGFDFPINNDQITMLLEGNVLPPGASNALTDVFGVTPTPLGEGLSKLADALPEALPSEGTGSLHRQRYWADIQGSHMTADQVFEMVRTQLGSLAPDSLMKVGVEPGTAKPIEEGATLTISIPLRGHIQVRCEEIADNTITMVTLEGHPLSGAIRFDVAEPAPGIIRFEVRSFTRSSDLLDLVGMRTFGKVAQRATWRSVVDSVLTRSGGHAPQGVQEEETTLTGKDAEDVENWVEEVVMRFRREHSPHGAADGADGR; this is translated from the coding sequence ATGAAGGTGCTGGTTACGGGGGGAACGGGCGTGGTGGGGAAGGCGGCGGTCGACCACCTGCTCAAGGCGGGGCACACGGTGCGCCTGCTGTCGCGCGGCGCGGCCGACGACGTGCGCCAGTGGGCGTCGGGGGTGGAGCCGCACGCGGGAAGCGTGTCGTCCGACGAGGCGGTGGCGGGGGCGGCCGAGGGATGCGACGCGGTGCTGCACGTGGCGGGAATCGTGGCCGAAAGCCCGCCCGAGGTCACCTTCCAGGCGGTGAACGTCGACGGCACGCGCCGGCTGGCGCGCGAGGCCCGGCGGGCGGGGGTGCGCCGCTTCGTCTACGTGTCGTCGCTTGGCGCCGACACGGGCGAGTCAGGCTATCACCGCTCCAAGTACCAGGCGGAGCTGGCGGTGCGGGAGGAGGCTCCACCGGGGTGGCTGATCGTGCGCCCCGGCAACGTGTACGGCCCGGGCGACGAGGTGGTGTCGCTGCTGCTGAAGATGGTGCGCACCCTGCCCGTCATTCCGCTCGTCGGCAGCGGCGACCACCCCTTCCAGCCGGTGTGGGTGGACGACCTGGGGCTGGCGCTGGCCCGGGCGGTGGAGCGGAGCGAGCCGGTGGGGACGGCGGTGGACCTGGCCGGCCCCGAGGTCACCAGCATGCGCGAGCTGATCCAGCTGATGAGCCGCATCACCCAGCGCAGCCCGGTGATGGTGCCGGTGCCCGAGTTCCTGGCCAAGACGGGAACGCAGGCCATGGAAACGCTGGGCTTCGACTTTCCCATCAACAACGACCAGATCACCATGCTGCTGGAGGGCAACGTGCTGCCCCCCGGCGCCTCCAACGCGCTGACCGACGTCTTCGGCGTCACCCCCACGCCTTTGGGTGAGGGCTTAAGCAAGCTGGCCGACGCGCTTCCCGAGGCGCTGCCCTCGGAGGGCACGGGGAGCCTTCACCGCCAGCGCTACTGGGCCGACATCCAGGGCAGCCACATGACGGCGGACCAGGTGTTCGAGATGGTGAGGACACAGCTGGGCTCGCTGGCGCCGGACTCGCTGATGAAGGTGGGGGTGGAGCCGGGTACGGCGAAGCCCATCGAGGAGGGCGCCACGCTCACGATCTCCATCCCCCTGCGCGGCCACATCCAGGTGCGCTGCGAGGAGATCGCCGACAACACCATCACCATGGTCACGCTGGAAGGGCATCCGCTCTCGGGTGCCATCCGCTTCGACGTCGCGGAGCCCGCGCCGGGGATCATCCGCTTCGAGGTGCGGAGCTTCACGCGGTCGTCGGACCTGCTGGACCTGGTGGGAATGCGCACCTTCGGCAAGGTGGCCCAGCGCGCCACCTGGCGGTCCGTGGTCGACTCCGTCCTCACCCGCAGCGGCGGGCACGCACCCCAGGGGGTGCAGGAAGAGGAGACCACGCTCACGGGCAAGGACGCCGAGGACGTCGAGAACTGGGTGGAGGAAGTGGTGATGAGGTTCCGCCGCGAGCACTCGCCGCACGGCGCGGCCGACGGCGCAGACGGTCGGTAA
- a CDS encoding tetratricopeptide repeat protein, whose translation MEAAPANRPRKPRRRWRWHVPPALVHGGESLEGVQVLDEMPEPLGLLLWETYRDVVLWSSVAPEERDGLFAAEAFETRLRALAEAGADEPLDQALRAVAAILKDPGGVPEADVTAACRTATDWAEGKALLSAAVTLATAAALASPTNAAAAHRVGMIARANGENARAETWFRRAVGLGRQAKDWASYAEAFLGLGNLYKQRGNYPAARRFHIRALRAARRHAMREIQARALHDLFCIAMQTSPPGDAEELARLAFRAYGSRHPRLPALAHDVAYFWMGQGRFAPALEVFRAVLPHIHDARERVLVAANAGRAAGGSGNRAGFDEAWQSVWAAEPEWERTPLAPQALLELANGASSLRDWPRAERAAETARDLAQRRGLGQVIIESEAVLDAARRKRGVDPAVPAATEELGDPELAADLVRSLSVARR comes from the coding sequence ATGGAAGCAGCCCCGGCAAACCGCCCCCGCAAGCCGCGCCGCCGCTGGCGGTGGCACGTGCCCCCCGCGCTGGTGCACGGCGGAGAAAGCCTGGAAGGCGTACAGGTGCTCGACGAGATGCCGGAACCCTTGGGGCTGCTGTTGTGGGAAACCTACCGTGACGTGGTGCTGTGGTCGTCGGTGGCGCCCGAGGAACGCGACGGGCTCTTTGCCGCCGAGGCGTTCGAGACCCGCCTCCGCGCCCTGGCCGAGGCGGGGGCCGACGAGCCGCTGGACCAGGCGCTGCGGGCCGTCGCCGCCATCCTCAAGGACCCGGGGGGGGTGCCGGAGGCCGACGTGACGGCGGCGTGCCGCACGGCGACCGACTGGGCCGAGGGCAAGGCGCTGCTTTCCGCCGCGGTCACGCTGGCCACGGCCGCCGCGCTGGCCTCGCCCACCAACGCGGCGGCCGCCCACCGGGTGGGGATGATCGCCCGCGCCAACGGCGAAAACGCGCGTGCCGAAACCTGGTTCCGCCGGGCCGTGGGGCTGGGGCGGCAGGCCAAGGACTGGGCCAGCTACGCCGAGGCCTTCCTGGGGCTGGGCAACCTGTACAAGCAGCGGGGCAACTACCCCGCCGCCCGGCGCTTCCACATCCGCGCGCTTCGCGCCGCGCGGCGCCACGCCATGCGCGAGATCCAGGCGCGGGCGCTTCACGACCTGTTCTGCATCGCCATGCAGACCAGCCCTCCGGGCGATGCGGAGGAGCTGGCGCGCCTTGCGTTCCGGGCTTACGGATCCCGGCACCCCAGGCTGCCCGCCCTTGCGCACGACGTGGCGTACTTCTGGATGGGCCAGGGCCGCTTCGCCCCGGCGCTCGAGGTGTTCCGCGCGGTGCTGCCGCACATTCACGACGCGCGCGAGCGGGTGCTCGTGGCCGCCAACGCCGGCCGCGCGGCGGGGGGCTCGGGCAACCGGGCCGGCTTCGACGAGGCGTGGCAGTCGGTGTGGGCGGCCGAGCCGGAGTGGGAGCGCACGCCGCTGGCCCCCCAGGCGCTGCTGGAGCTGGCCAACGGCGCCTCGTCGCTGCGCGACTGGCCCCGCGCCGAGCGCGCCGCCGAGACCGCCCGCGACCTGGCCCAGCGCCGCGGCCTGGGGCAGGTGATCATCGAGAGCGAGGCGGTGCTCGACGCCGCCCGGCGCAAGCGCGGTGTGGACCCGGCGGTCCCCGCGGCCACGGAGGAATTGGGGGACCCGGAGCTTGCGGCCGACCTGGTGCGGTCGCTGAGCGTGGCGCGCCGCTGA
- a CDS encoding acyl-CoA dehydrogenase family protein, with protein MSATNGPTEQESRDVAEAARESEWTAPSFVRELFLGNFRLDLIHPYPRQAPEDKRKTDEYIARLRPIIERADSDAIDRTGEIPPELVDELRAVGAFGLKIPEEYGGIGLSQVGYGRTIGMVTSKDGNLTALLSAHQSIGVPQPLKLFGTPEQKKKYLPRIAKGAISAFALTEDGVGSDPAALATTATPTEDGSAFILNGEKLWCTNGTLAELLVVMARTPDKIKNGKPIPQITAFIVDTSAPGVTITQRCRFMGLKALQNAVITFENVRVPREDILWGEGKGLKLALITLNTGRLTLPMSAAYGAKAAVEVARKWAAERVQWGQAVGKHDEVAQMLGGMAADAFGIEAMAELSSALADQAQNDIRLEAAIAKLWTTEVGWKLIDDLMQIRGGRGYETADSLRARGEKPIAVERMMRDFRINRIFEGTSEIMHLFIAREAVDTHLAVAGDMIKPGIGAGQKFAAMAKAGLWYAGWLPKRFVGGGQIPGAYGEFGPLAKHVRYIERTSRKLAREMFYAMGKYQAKLERKGKLLGRFVDIGAELYAMSCACVRAQSLAKEPHGRDAQRLADVFCKRSRLRIKALFSAINQNADDSTYRLAQDVLKGQYAWLEEGAIGAWPDEGEAPVGGSTSAGTSSQRGDISQTGATAQVGASG; from the coding sequence ATGAGTGCCACGAACGGCCCGACCGAGCAGGAATCCCGCGACGTCGCCGAGGCGGCCCGCGAATCCGAGTGGACCGCGCCCAGCTTCGTCCGCGAGCTGTTCCTGGGCAACTTCCGCCTGGACCTGATCCACCCGTACCCGCGCCAGGCTCCCGAAGACAAGCGGAAGACCGACGAGTACATCGCGCGGCTTCGCCCCATCATCGAACGGGCCGACAGCGACGCCATCGACCGCACGGGCGAGATTCCGCCGGAGCTGGTGGACGAGCTGCGCGCGGTGGGCGCCTTCGGCCTCAAGATCCCCGAGGAGTACGGCGGCATCGGGCTGAGCCAGGTGGGCTACGGCCGCACCATCGGCATGGTCACCAGCAAGGACGGCAACCTCACCGCCCTGCTGTCGGCGCACCAGTCCATCGGCGTGCCCCAGCCGCTGAAGCTGTTCGGCACCCCCGAGCAGAAGAAGAAGTACCTGCCGCGCATCGCCAAGGGCGCCATCTCGGCGTTCGCGCTGACGGAGGACGGGGTGGGGAGCGACCCGGCCGCGCTCGCCACGACGGCGACGCCCACCGAGGACGGCAGCGCCTTCATCCTCAACGGTGAAAAGCTGTGGTGCACCAACGGCACCCTGGCCGAGCTGCTGGTGGTGATGGCCCGCACGCCCGACAAGATCAAGAACGGCAAGCCCATCCCGCAGATCACCGCCTTCATCGTCGACACCAGCGCGCCGGGGGTCACCATCACCCAGCGCTGCCGGTTCATGGGGCTCAAGGCGCTGCAGAACGCGGTGATCACCTTCGAGAACGTGCGCGTTCCCCGCGAAGACATCCTGTGGGGCGAGGGCAAGGGCCTCAAGCTGGCGCTGATCACGCTGAACACGGGGCGCCTGACGCTTCCCATGTCGGCGGCGTACGGCGCCAAGGCCGCGGTCGAGGTGGCGCGCAAGTGGGCGGCGGAGCGCGTGCAGTGGGGCCAGGCCGTCGGCAAGCACGACGAGGTGGCGCAGATGCTGGGCGGCATGGCGGCCGACGCCTTCGGCATCGAGGCCATGGCCGAGCTGTCCTCGGCCCTGGCCGACCAGGCGCAGAACGACATCCGGCTCGAGGCGGCCATCGCCAAGCTGTGGACCACCGAGGTGGGCTGGAAGCTGATCGACGACCTGATGCAGATTCGCGGCGGCCGCGGCTACGAGACGGCCGACTCGCTGCGGGCGCGCGGGGAGAAGCCCATCGCGGTGGAGCGGATGATGCGCGACTTCCGCATCAACCGCATCTTCGAGGGCACCAGCGAGATCATGCACCTGTTCATCGCCCGCGAGGCGGTAGACACGCACCTCGCGGTGGCGGGCGACATGATCAAGCCCGGCATCGGCGCGGGGCAGAAGTTCGCCGCCATGGCCAAGGCTGGGCTGTGGTACGCGGGATGGCTTCCCAAGCGCTTCGTGGGCGGCGGGCAGATTCCCGGCGCGTACGGCGAGTTCGGTCCCCTCGCCAAGCACGTTCGCTACATCGAGCGCACCTCGCGCAAGCTGGCGCGCGAGATGTTCTACGCCATGGGCAAGTACCAGGCGAAGCTGGAGCGCAAGGGCAAGCTGCTGGGGCGCTTCGTCGACATCGGCGCCGAGCTGTACGCCATGTCGTGCGCCTGCGTTCGCGCGCAGTCGCTGGCCAAGGAGCCGCACGGCCGCGACGCGCAGCGCCTGGCCGACGTGTTCTGTAAGCGCTCCCGCCTGCGCATCAAGGCGCTGTTCAGTGCGATCAACCAGAACGCGGACGACAGCACCTACCGCCTTGCCCAGGACGTGCTGAAGGGCCAGTACGCGTGGCTGGAAGAGGGCGCCATCGGCGCCTGGCCGGATGAGGGCGAGGCACCGGTGGGCGGCTCCACGTCGGCCGGCACCAGCTCGCAGCGGGGCGACATCTCCCAGACCGGCGCCACCGCCCAGGTGGGCGCCAGCGGCTGA